In a single window of the Saccharothrix australiensis genome:
- a CDS encoding S49 family peptidase, whose translation MVAAVRLHGVITPTPTPMARNTINVQNTESALTRAFDHDRLVAVALLINSPGGAPTQSALIAERIRELAAKRKVPVLAFCEDVAASGGYWLACAADEIYAHGTSLVGSIGVVSAGFGLNGLLERHGIERRVYTAGEHKVRLDPFRPEKPEDVEWLKGLHADLHAQFVAWVKERRGPKLRVAAWSGDPAPGSVDAPGPARGSAGAPGSAGSAFGSAGPGPADADPKPADGPAAGLNPADKPADADLNPADAAPNPAGEPANANPDANGAGGVGGDLFSGEVWTGAKAVELGLVDALGTLRSVVAKRYPDAEISIAEPRRPLLARLGLAGSTTRSGDFLPAALAALEERARWSRFGL comes from the coding sequence GTGGTGGCCGCGGTCCGCTTGCACGGTGTCATCACGCCCACGCCGACGCCGATGGCGCGCAACACGATCAACGTGCAGAACACGGAAAGCGCCCTGACCCGCGCGTTCGACCACGATCGGCTGGTCGCGGTGGCGCTCCTGATCAACTCGCCGGGTGGCGCGCCGACGCAGTCCGCGCTCATCGCGGAGCGCATCCGCGAGTTGGCCGCCAAGCGGAAGGTGCCGGTGCTGGCGTTCTGCGAGGACGTCGCCGCGTCCGGCGGGTACTGGCTGGCTTGCGCCGCCGACGAGATCTACGCGCACGGCACGTCGCTGGTCGGCTCGATCGGGGTCGTCAGCGCAGGGTTCGGGCTCAACGGGTTGTTGGAGCGGCACGGGATCGAGCGGCGGGTTTACACCGCTGGGGAGCACAAGGTGCGGCTCGACCCGTTCAGGCCGGAGAAGCCCGAGGACGTCGAGTGGCTCAAGGGGCTGCACGCGGACCTGCACGCGCAGTTCGTCGCGTGGGTCAAGGAGCGGCGTGGGCCCAAGTTGCGGGTTGCCGCCTGGTCGGGCGACCCCGCTCCCGGCTCTGTCGACGCTCCCGGCCCCGCTCGCGGCTCTGCGGGCGCTCCCGGCTCTGCTGGCTCCGCTTTCGGCTCTGCCGGCCCCGGACCCGCCGACGCCGACCCGAAACCTGCCGATGGTCCCGCCGCCGGCTTGAACCCCGCCGACAAGCCCGCCGACGCCGATCTGAATCCCGCCGACGCCGCGCCGAACCCCGCCGGCGAGCCCGCCAACGCCAACCCCGACGCGAACGGGGCCGGCGGGGTTGGCGGCGACTTGTTCAGCGGCGAGGTCTGGACCGGTGCCAAGGCGGTCGAGCTCGGGCTCGTCGACGCCCTCGGCACGCTCCGCTCGGTCGTCGCCAAGCGCTACCCGGACGCCGAGATCAGCATCGCCGAACCCCGCCGCCCCCTCCTCGCCCGCCTCGGCCTGGCCGGCAGTACCACTCGTTCGGGCGACTTCCTGCCGGCCGCCCTGGCCGCCCTGGAAGAACGCGCGCGCTGGTCGCGATTCGGCCTGTGA
- a CDS encoding LytR/AlgR family response regulator transcription factor produces MGKMRHTVSTQDNAGLLVLAVDDEAPGLSEIKYLLESSPHIRRVLTAFDAAEALRILRGDYDPEVMDRTRAGLPPVDAVFADINMPGLSGTDLARVLGAFRAPPALVFVTGVEHSEAVVAFEVGALDFVTKPINEDRINKAISRVVERVAVTPAVTPEPAAPQEPTDDEVIPVELGGTIKLVPRANVRYVEAQGDYARLHTNDGQSHLVRIPLAQLEERWENAGFVRIHRSFLVALPLVTELRMTSNGYAVVIGSGDGAKELPVSRRHTRELKERIVRPPKSSWG; encoded by the coding sequence ATGGGCAAGATGCGCCACACAGTGAGTACCCAGGACAACGCCGGCCTCCTCGTTCTGGCGGTGGACGACGAGGCGCCAGGTCTGAGCGAGATCAAGTACCTGCTCGAGAGCAGCCCGCACATTCGGCGCGTGCTCACCGCCTTCGACGCGGCCGAGGCACTGCGCATCCTCCGGGGCGACTACGACCCCGAGGTGATGGACCGCACCCGCGCCGGCCTGCCGCCGGTCGACGCGGTGTTCGCCGACATCAACATGCCGGGCCTCTCGGGCACGGACCTCGCCCGCGTGCTCGGCGCGTTCCGCGCGCCACCGGCACTGGTGTTCGTCACGGGCGTCGAGCACTCCGAGGCCGTCGTCGCGTTCGAGGTCGGCGCGCTCGACTTCGTGACCAAGCCGATCAACGAGGACCGCATCAACAAGGCGATCTCGCGCGTGGTCGAGCGGGTCGCGGTGACGCCCGCCGTCACGCCCGAGCCGGCCGCCCCGCAGGAGCCCACCGACGACGAGGTCATCCCCGTCGAGCTGGGCGGCACCATCAAGCTCGTGCCCAGGGCGAACGTCCGGTACGTGGAGGCGCAGGGCGACTACGCCCGCCTGCACACCAACGACGGCCAGAGCCACCTCGTGCGCATCCCGCTGGCGCAGCTGGAGGAGCGCTGGGAGAACGCCGGCTTCGTGCGCATCCACCGCTCGTTCCTGGTGGCGCTGCCGCTGGTGACCGAGCTGCGCATGACGTCGAACGGCTACGCGGTGGTGATCGGCTCGGGTGACGGCGCCAAGGAGCTGCCGGTGAGCCGGCGGCACACCCGCGAGCTGAAGGAGCGCATCGTCCGGCCGCCCAAGAGCAGCTGGGGATGA
- a CDS encoding cation acetate symporter: MTFLLGYVGSRRANTTPDFLVARRAIPATRNAAAISGEYLSAASFLGVAGLVLKDGIDALWYPIGFTAGYLAMMLFVAAPLRRSGAYTLPDFAEARLGSANLRKVCTFFVICIGVLYLVPQLQSAGLTLNTITGLPAWLGGAVVTAIVVVNVLGGGMRAITLVQAFQYWGKLFAIAAPTFVLFTLFLAGPGNGAREVDEGGVLRFHERVEVTTVDEVRVQVVEPMELSATGRINGAPVNGAVYWTAGTYTVDRNTELRFVAGSPVPVVAGSPTSNENWLKPQTGGVGGLFETYSLIFATFLGTMGLPHVLVRFYTNPDGKAARRTALHVLYLLGLFYLFPTVLGVISRQYLPQLLVTGKTDAAVLLLPTTMQPNLLGQVLGAVVAAGAFAAFLSTSSGLVVSVAGVVSTDILPGKVRDFRWATVLTGAVAIGLAFLLPRADASLTVAMSFALAASTFCPLLVLGIWWRGLTWPGAVAGLVVGGGLVIGSQVVTVISSYTGSWAPSVFSQPALVTVPVAFLTMVMISRLTRRLRPEDVSQVLLRLHAPDPLGFMRDRDVQRFGTAEEKRRLAERRDPPHSRP, from the coding sequence ATGACGTTCCTGCTGGGCTACGTGGGTTCGCGGCGCGCCAACACGACGCCGGACTTCCTGGTGGCGCGGCGCGCGATCCCGGCGACCCGCAACGCGGCGGCGATCTCCGGCGAGTACCTGTCGGCCGCGTCGTTCCTGGGTGTCGCCGGGCTGGTGCTCAAGGACGGCATCGACGCGCTCTGGTACCCCATCGGCTTCACCGCGGGCTACCTGGCGATGATGCTGTTCGTCGCCGCGCCGCTGCGCCGGTCGGGCGCGTACACGCTGCCGGACTTCGCCGAGGCCCGGCTCGGCTCGGCGAACCTCCGCAAGGTCTGCACGTTCTTCGTGATCTGCATCGGCGTCCTGTACCTGGTGCCGCAGTTGCAGTCGGCCGGGCTGACGCTGAACACGATCACCGGGTTGCCCGCGTGGCTGGGCGGCGCGGTGGTGACGGCGATCGTCGTGGTGAACGTGCTGGGCGGCGGGATGCGCGCGATCACGCTGGTCCAGGCGTTCCAGTACTGGGGCAAGCTGTTCGCGATCGCCGCGCCGACGTTCGTGCTGTTCACCTTGTTCCTGGCGGGTCCGGGCAACGGGGCGCGCGAGGTGGACGAGGGCGGCGTGCTCCGGTTCCACGAGCGGGTCGAGGTGACCACCGTGGACGAGGTGCGGGTGCAGGTCGTGGAGCCGATGGAGCTGTCGGCGACCGGTCGGATCAACGGCGCGCCCGTGAACGGAGCCGTGTACTGGACGGCCGGCACGTACACGGTGGACCGGAACACCGAGCTGCGGTTCGTGGCGGGTTCGCCGGTGCCGGTCGTGGCGGGTTCGCCGACCAGCAACGAGAACTGGCTGAAACCGCAGACCGGCGGCGTGGGCGGGTTGTTCGAGACGTACTCGCTGATCTTCGCGACGTTCCTGGGCACGATGGGCCTGCCGCACGTGCTGGTGCGGTTCTACACGAACCCGGACGGCAAGGCGGCGCGCCGGACGGCGTTGCACGTGCTCTACCTGCTGGGCCTGTTCTACCTGTTCCCGACGGTGCTGGGCGTCATCTCGCGCCAGTACCTCCCGCAGTTGCTGGTGACCGGCAAGACGGACGCGGCGGTGCTGCTGCTGCCGACGACGATGCAGCCGAACCTGCTCGGCCAGGTGCTGGGCGCGGTCGTGGCGGCGGGCGCGTTCGCGGCGTTCCTGTCGACGTCGTCGGGCCTGGTGGTGAGCGTCGCCGGGGTGGTGTCGACGGACATCCTGCCGGGCAAGGTGCGGGACTTCCGGTGGGCGACGGTGCTGACCGGCGCGGTGGCGATCGGGTTGGCGTTCCTGCTGCCGCGCGCGGACGCGTCGCTGACCGTGGCGATGTCGTTCGCGCTGGCGGCGTCGACGTTCTGCCCGCTGCTGGTGCTGGGCATCTGGTGGCGCGGCCTGACGTGGCCGGGCGCGGTCGCGGGGCTCGTGGTCGGCGGCGGGCTGGTGATCGGCTCGCAGGTGGTGACCGTGATCAGCTCGTACACCGGGTCGTGGGCGCCCTCGGTGTTCTCGCAGCCCGCGCTGGTGACGGTGCCGGTGGCGTTCCTGACGATGGTCATGATCAGCCGGTTGACGCGCCGGCTGCGGCCGGAGGACGTGAGCCAGGTCCTGCTGCGCCTGCACGCGCCCGACCCGCTGGGGTTCATGCGGGACCGGGACGTGCAGCGGTTCGGCACGGCGGAGGAGAAGCGGCGGCTCGCGGAACGGCGGGACCCGCCACACTCCCGGCCCTGA
- a CDS encoding DUF485 domain-containing protein, giving the protein MSTAENSSGGATPTGATPDWVEVQAGPDFVELRRRLRGFVFPVAGLFFVWYVLYVVLADYAHEFMATKVVGNINVGLVLGLLQFVSTFAITTLYVRHANKHLDPRAEAIRERLEGGRA; this is encoded by the coding sequence GTGAGCACCGCTGAGAACTCCTCGGGGGGCGCCACCCCCACTGGAGCGACCCCCGACTGGGTCGAGGTACAGGCCGGTCCCGACTTCGTCGAACTCCGGCGCAGGCTGCGCGGCTTCGTGTTCCCCGTCGCGGGGCTGTTCTTCGTCTGGTACGTCCTCTACGTCGTCCTCGCCGACTACGCGCACGAGTTCATGGCGACGAAGGTGGTCGGCAACATCAACGTCGGCCTGGTCCTGGGCCTGCTCCAGTTCGTGTCGACGTTCGCGATCACCACCCTCTACGTGCGGCACGCCAACAAGCACCTCGACCCCCGCGCGGAGGCGATCCGCGAGCGGCTCGAAGGGGGTCGGGCGTGA
- a CDS encoding solute symporter family protein produces MTSGALLNIGIFGVFVIATLFVVVRASRNTRTAADYLAAGRAFTGPQNGIAIAGDYLSAASFLGIAGAIAVYGYDGFLYSIGFLVAWLVALLLVAELLRNTGKYTMGDVLSFRMRQRPVRAAAATSTMAVSFFYLLAQMAGAGGLVALLLGITGKLGQALVIAVVGALMIAYVLIGGMKGTTWVQIIKAVLLIVGAGVMTLWVLGKYGLNLSSLLGAAVDNAPKAGEKLLGPGLQYGASGTTKLDFLSLALALVLGTAGLPHILMRFYTVPTAREARRSVVWAIWLIGLFYLFTLVLGYGAAALVGPEKILGAPGKANSAAPLLAEALGGPLLLGLIAAVAFATILAVVAGLTITASASFAHDIYANIIKKGAVEDKDAEVKVARRTAIVIGVVSILGGIAANGQNIAFLVALAFAVAASANLPTILYSLFWKRFNTSGALWSIYGGLAVTIALIVLSPAVSGKPSSMFPNADFDLFPLSNPGIVSIPVAFALGWLGTLLSKEDDRAKYAEMEVRALTGVGAEKAVSH; encoded by the coding sequence GTGACCAGCGGAGCCCTCCTCAACATCGGCATCTTCGGCGTCTTCGTCATCGCGACCCTGTTCGTGGTGGTGCGGGCGAGCCGCAACACCAGGACCGCCGCGGACTACCTCGCCGCCGGCCGCGCGTTCACCGGCCCGCAGAACGGCATCGCCATCGCGGGCGACTACCTGTCCGCCGCGTCGTTCCTCGGCATCGCGGGCGCCATCGCCGTCTACGGCTACGACGGCTTCCTGTACTCGATCGGGTTCCTCGTCGCGTGGCTGGTGGCGTTGCTGCTGGTCGCGGAGCTGCTGCGGAACACCGGCAAGTACACGATGGGCGACGTGCTGAGCTTCCGGATGCGGCAGCGCCCGGTGCGCGCGGCGGCGGCCACGTCGACGATGGCCGTGTCGTTCTTCTACCTGCTCGCGCAGATGGCCGGCGCGGGCGGCCTGGTGGCGCTGCTGCTCGGCATCACCGGCAAGCTCGGCCAGGCGCTGGTCATCGCCGTGGTCGGCGCGTTGATGATCGCCTACGTGCTCATCGGCGGCATGAAGGGCACCACCTGGGTGCAGATCATCAAGGCCGTGCTGCTGATCGTCGGCGCGGGCGTGATGACGCTGTGGGTGCTCGGCAAGTACGGCCTCAACCTCTCGTCGCTGCTCGGCGCGGCCGTGGACAACGCGCCCAAGGCCGGCGAGAAGCTGCTCGGACCCGGCCTCCAGTACGGCGCGTCCGGCACCACCAAGCTCGACTTCCTGTCCCTGGCGCTGGCCCTCGTGCTCGGCACGGCCGGCCTGCCGCACATCCTGATGCGCTTCTACACCGTGCCCACGGCCAGGGAGGCCCGCCGCTCGGTGGTCTGGGCGATCTGGCTGATCGGCCTGTTCTACCTGTTCACGCTGGTGCTCGGGTACGGCGCGGCGGCGCTGGTCGGCCCCGAGAAGATCCTCGGCGCGCCCGGCAAGGCCAACTCGGCGGCGCCGCTGCTCGCGGAGGCGCTGGGCGGGCCGCTGCTGCTGGGGCTGATCGCGGCGGTCGCGTTCGCGACGATCCTCGCCGTGGTGGCGGGCCTGACGATCACCGCGTCGGCGTCGTTCGCGCACGACATCTACGCGAACATCATCAAGAAGGGCGCGGTGGAGGACAAGGACGCCGAGGTCAAGGTCGCGCGGCGGACCGCGATCGTGATCGGCGTCGTGTCCATCCTCGGCGGCATCGCGGCCAACGGGCAGAACATCGCGTTCCTGGTGGCGCTGGCGTTCGCGGTGGCGGCGTCGGCGAACCTGCCGACCATCCTGTACTCGCTGTTCTGGAAGCGGTTCAACACCTCCGGCGCGCTGTGGAGCATCTACGGCGGCCTGGCGGTGACGATCGCGCTGATCGTGCTGTCGCCCGCCGTGTCGGGCAAGCCGTCGTCGATGTTCCCGAACGCCGACTTCGACCTGTTCCCGCTGTCCAACCCCGGCATCGTGTCGATCCCGGTGGCGTTCGCCCTCGGTTGGCTCGGGACCTTGCTGTCCAAGGAGGACGACCGGGCCAAGTACGCCGAGATGGAGGTCCGCGCCCTCACCGGCGTGGGCGCGGAGAAGGCGGTGTCGCACTAA
- a CDS encoding rhodanese-like domain-containing protein, with amino-acid sequence MTVPSVEVSSVPAELPAGKVLLDVREADEWEAGHAPGALHIPMSELAQRLDELPGDSEFYVVCRAGGRSARVTQYLNANGWDATNVDGGMQVWAAAGRPLVGEIDGAEPEVI; translated from the coding sequence GTGACCGTTCCGAGTGTCGAAGTGTCATCGGTGCCCGCGGAGCTGCCCGCCGGCAAAGTCCTGCTCGACGTGCGCGAAGCCGACGAGTGGGAGGCCGGCCACGCCCCCGGCGCGCTGCACATCCCGATGAGCGAGCTGGCGCAGCGGCTGGACGAGCTGCCCGGTGACAGCGAGTTCTACGTCGTGTGCCGCGCGGGCGGCCGGTCGGCGCGCGTGACGCAGTACCTCAACGCCAACGGCTGGGACGCGACCAACGTCGACGGCGGCATGCAGGTGTGGGCCGCCGCGGGCCGACCGCTGGTCGGTGAGATCGACGGCGCGGAGCCGGAGGTCATCTGA
- a CDS encoding DUF4328 domain-containing protein: MALQPMRVDWVATPPPGAYPRRQLGAPPRPYTGPPAYPVPPRWGFPLLAWRWPTSVATDGAPVDSIDQAQRLARTASHALGLAGLTALWAAGSEIWRYVLLALSRYGALSATTVDISDALVNAASVVTLVAGVTGLLLTLLWLRRAREAAASAAGYGPSRSDTEVLVGVLVPGMNLVVPGSVVAELEHAALRLPADVRPVPSRLVRWWWGLWAFTWLFALFTVVWSTRSSVQAMADGVLLHAVSDLLAAAVAFLTAVLVRRITTLLLPVPADALRRMRVVDVKDAPEPALRPIRANGSPR; the protein is encoded by the coding sequence ATGGCGCTCCAGCCGATGCGCGTGGACTGGGTGGCGACCCCGCCGCCCGGCGCGTACCCACGCCGTCAGCTCGGAGCACCGCCGCGCCCGTACACCGGCCCGCCCGCGTACCCCGTGCCGCCGCGGTGGGGCTTCCCGCTGCTGGCGTGGCGCTGGCCGACGTCCGTGGCGACCGACGGCGCGCCCGTCGACTCGATCGACCAGGCGCAGCGCCTGGCCCGCACCGCGTCGCACGCGCTGGGCCTGGCCGGCCTGACGGCGCTGTGGGCGGCGGGCAGCGAGATCTGGCGCTACGTCCTGCTGGCGCTCAGCCGGTACGGCGCGCTGTCCGCGACCACCGTCGACATCTCGGACGCGCTCGTGAACGCGGCGTCCGTCGTCACCCTCGTCGCGGGCGTGACGGGCCTGCTGCTCACCCTGCTGTGGTTGCGCAGGGCGCGCGAGGCCGCCGCCTCCGCCGCCGGTTACGGCCCGTCCCGCTCGGACACCGAGGTGCTGGTCGGCGTGCTGGTGCCCGGCATGAACCTCGTGGTGCCCGGCTCGGTCGTGGCCGAGCTGGAGCACGCGGCCCTGCGGCTGCCCGCCGACGTCCGTCCCGTGCCGTCCCGCCTGGTGCGGTGGTGGTGGGGGCTGTGGGCGTTCACCTGGCTGTTCGCGCTGTTCACGGTCGTGTGGTCGACCCGGTCGAGCGTGCAGGCGATGGCCGACGGCGTCCTGCTGCACGCCGTGTCGGACCTGCTGGCCGCCGCCGTGGCGTTCCTGACGGCCGTGCTGGTCCGCCGGATCACGACCCTGCTGCTGCCGGTGCCCGCGGACGCGCTGCGGCGGATGCGCGTGGTGGACGTCAAGGACGCGCCCGAGCCCGCCCTCCGCCCGATCCGGGCCAACGGCTCGCCGCGCTGA
- a CDS encoding SigE family RNA polymerase sigma factor, translated as MGDTASFDQFVHDHQQALVRYAVLLSGSRADAEDLVQEVLVRIYQRWGELDSPTGTPYAYVRRAVTNEYLSWRRRWSTRHIRSVADLPEGEHLDRPLDERDERLWRLLRELPRQQRAAVVLRYYEDLTDAEIAEVLNCRLPTVRSHVSRGLAALRSAIGMPERAWRGRE; from the coding sequence TTGGGCGACACGGCGTCGTTCGACCAGTTCGTCCACGACCATCAGCAGGCGCTGGTCCGGTACGCGGTGCTGCTGTCCGGCAGCAGGGCCGACGCGGAGGACCTGGTCCAGGAAGTGCTGGTGCGGATCTACCAGCGGTGGGGCGAGTTGGACAGCCCTACCGGGACGCCGTACGCCTACGTGCGGCGGGCCGTCACCAACGAGTACCTCTCGTGGCGGCGGCGGTGGAGCACCCGGCACATCCGGTCGGTCGCCGACCTGCCCGAGGGCGAGCACCTCGACCGCCCCCTGGACGAGCGCGACGAACGGCTGTGGCGGCTGCTGCGCGAGCTGCCCAGGCAGCAGCGCGCGGCGGTGGTGCTCCGCTACTACGAGGACCTCACCGACGCCGAGATCGCCGAGGTCCTCAACTGCCGGCTGCCGACGGTGCGCTCCCACGTCAGCCGCGGGCTGGCCGCGTTGAGGTCGGCGATCGGGATGCCGGAACGCGCGTGGAGGGGCCGTGAATGA
- a CDS encoding helix-turn-helix domain-containing protein produces the protein MPAQPPFRRRRLGRKLARMRADARMTLGEAAEALFKTKSALHRMEKGETLVDVHLVKSMMDLYDCYDPDLIEQTVKAREKGWWTTFGIENQGYIDVETEATHVYDLSPLIIPGLLQTPEYTRALFEAHRLKRTSRWLENDIEVRRIRQKRLADPEVPLRLHAIVHEAALRTVVGGPGVMGGQLAHLRAVAGSPNVVLQVLAGAAGIVDGMATAFTRLSFAEADEPDVLYIEYLTGALYIENEWELNEAKLTFEHVASRALGRDESVALIERIPAE, from the coding sequence GTGCCCGCACAACCACCGTTCCGCCGACGCCGCCTGGGGCGGAAGCTGGCGAGGATGCGCGCCGACGCCCGGATGACGCTGGGGGAGGCGGCGGAGGCGTTGTTCAAGACGAAGTCTGCCCTGCACCGGATGGAGAAGGGCGAGACGTTGGTCGACGTCCACCTGGTGAAGTCGATGATGGACCTCTACGACTGCTACGACCCCGACCTGATCGAGCAGACGGTCAAGGCCCGTGAGAAGGGTTGGTGGACCACCTTCGGGATCGAGAACCAGGGGTACATCGACGTCGAGACCGAGGCGACGCACGTCTACGACCTCTCGCCGCTGATCATTCCGGGATTGCTCCAGACACCGGAGTACACGCGGGCGCTGTTCGAGGCGCATCGGCTCAAGCGGACATCGCGGTGGCTGGAGAACGACATCGAGGTGCGGCGGATACGGCAGAAGCGGCTCGCCGACCCGGAGGTGCCGCTGCGGTTGCACGCGATCGTGCACGAGGCGGCGTTGCGCACGGTGGTGGGTGGTCCGGGAGTGATGGGCGGGCAGTTGGCGCACCTGCGCGCCGTGGCCGGGTCGCCGAACGTCGTCTTGCAGGTGCTGGCCGGTGCGGCGGGGATCGTGGACGGCATGGCCACCGCCTTCACGCGGCTGTCCTTCGCCGAGGCGGACGAGCCGGACGTGCTCTACATCGAGTACCTGACCGGTGCCCTGTACATCGAGAACGAATGGGAGTTGAATGAGGCTAAACTGACCTTCGAGCACGTGGCCTCGCGGGCGCTGGGTCGTGACGAGTCGGTGGCCCTGATCGAGCGGATTCCGGCCGAGTGA
- a CDS encoding DUF397 domain-containing protein, translating into MTVSTVDFSGAAWRKSSRSNGASNANCVEVAVVGSAVGVRDSKSPGAGVLAFPAARWASFVRRMGS; encoded by the coding sequence ATGACTGTGTCCACAGTGGACTTCTCCGGTGCGGCGTGGCGGAAGAGCAGCCGGAGCAACGGTGCCAGCAACGCCAACTGCGTCGAGGTCGCGGTTGTCGGCTCGGCGGTGGGTGTGCGGGATTCCAAGAGCCCCGGTGCGGGTGTGCTGGCGTTCCCGGCCGCGCGGTGGGCTTCCTTCGTGCGGCGCATGGGTTCCTGA
- a CDS encoding DUF397 domain-containing protein: MTVEFSGTMWRKSSRSGGGGNANCVEVAVAGSAVGVRDSKSPGAGVLAFPAARWASFVRCLGS, encoded by the coding sequence ATGACTGTGGAGTTCTCGGGCACCATGTGGCGCAAGAGCAGCCGTAGTGGCGGTGGCGGCAACGCCAACTGCGTCGAGGTCGCGGTCGCCGGGTCGGCCGTCGGTGTGCGGGATTCCAAGAGCCCCGGCGCGGGGGTGCTGGCATTTCCTGCCGCGCGGTGGGCGTCCTTCGTACGGTGTCTGGGTTCCTGA
- a CDS encoding DUF397 domain-containing protein, translating to MSTVDLGGAVWRKSSRSGGASNANCVEVAVAGSAVGVRDSKSPGAGVLAFPAARWASFVRRMAS from the coding sequence GTGTCCACAGTAGACCTCGGTGGTGCCGTGTGGCGCAAGAGCAGCCGTAGCGGTGGCGCGAGCAACGCCAACTGCGTCGAGGTCGCGGTCGCCGGGTCGGCCGTCGGTGTGCGGGATTCCAAGAGCCCCGGCGCGGGTGTGCTGGCGTTCCCGGCCGCGCGGTGGGCGTCCTTCGTGCGGCGCATGGCTTCCTGA
- a CDS encoding glycerophosphodiester phosphodiesterase, giving the protein MRALVVAVVLSLLVPEVADARPKRAFDLQAHRGGIGLTVESTLAAFAKALEVGVTTLELDVQITKDGREVVTHDRKTNPAKCLDTAPAFPGDPAFPYAGKYVKDLTFAQVRTLDCGSRRWSQYPDQELSPGARMPTLAEVFALARKYRAHGVKFNIETKVEAAAPHETAPREQFVEVTAREVRRSGFQRDVTIQSFDWGTLMLWRAKEPRLPLVALTQPEFLRPGSPWTGGLELADFDGSVVRAVRSFGASALSPVHGNPQNGKVGDPGYTPFTTKALVDEAHAHGIEVVPWTVNDPATMHKLIDDGVDGIITDYPDRLREVLAERGFKLPKRYRAHR; this is encoded by the coding sequence ATGCGGGCACTTGTCGTCGCGGTGGTGTTGTCGTTGCTGGTGCCGGAGGTCGCGGACGCGCGTCCCAAGCGCGCGTTCGACCTCCAGGCGCATCGGGGCGGTATCGGGCTGACGGTGGAGAGCACGTTGGCCGCGTTCGCCAAGGCGCTGGAAGTGGGCGTCACGACGCTCGAACTCGACGTGCAGATCACCAAGGACGGCCGCGAGGTCGTCACCCACGACCGCAAGACCAATCCCGCCAAGTGCCTCGACACGGCGCCCGCGTTCCCCGGCGACCCGGCCTTCCCGTACGCGGGCAAGTACGTCAAAGACCTGACCTTCGCGCAGGTGCGCACCCTGGACTGCGGGTCGCGCCGCTGGTCGCAGTACCCGGACCAGGAGCTGTCGCCGGGCGCGCGGATGCCGACGCTCGCCGAGGTGTTCGCGCTCGCGCGGAAGTACCGGGCGCACGGCGTGAAGTTCAACATCGAGACCAAGGTCGAGGCCGCCGCGCCGCACGAGACCGCGCCGCGCGAGCAGTTCGTGGAGGTCACCGCGCGGGAGGTCCGCCGCTCCGGCTTCCAGCGCGACGTCACGATCCAGTCGTTCGACTGGGGGACGCTCATGCTGTGGCGCGCCAAGGAACCTCGCCTGCCGCTGGTCGCGTTGACGCAGCCCGAGTTCCTGCGCCCCGGCTCGCCGTGGACGGGCGGGCTGGAGCTGGCGGACTTCGACGGGAGCGTCGTGCGGGCGGTGCGCAGCTTCGGCGCGTCCGCGTTGTCGCCGGTGCACGGCAACCCGCAGAACGGCAAGGTCGGCGACCCCGGCTACACGCCCTTCACCACCAAGGCGCTGGTGGACGAGGCGCACGCGCACGGCATCGAGGTCGTGCCGTGGACCGTCAACGACCCGGCCACCATGCACAAGCTCATCGACGACGGGGTGGACGGCATCATCACCGACTACCCGGACCGGCTGCGGGAGGTGCTGGCGGAGCGCGGGTTCAAGCTGCCCAAGCGGTACCGCGCGCACCGCTGA